A DNA window from bacterium contains the following coding sequences:
- a CDS encoding LacI family DNA-binding transcriptional regulator, whose protein sequence is MSNFVTIRDIAMAAGVSPTTVSYAIRGKTVGVNIPAETRARILAIARQSGYKPNRIAQDMVLGRQSTIGLVLSAAGAGAFAAMIPEVEPTLAAAGYRLVVVALPADTGAALERVTTLLRDGVAGLLCCPAAMPVVVPRVGGTCPVVSFAQGAGKTLLKALGVPEPVVPPSTPASDVEASVPGGTDPTHVETPMTTPEPVSVTAPTPP, encoded by the coding sequence TTGAGTAATTTCGTAACCATTCGGGACATTGCGATGGCGGCCGGGGTGTCACCTACGACGGTTTCTTATGCCATCAGAGGTAAGACGGTGGGGGTCAATATCCCCGCCGAAACTCGAGCCCGGATTCTCGCCATCGCCCGCCAATCTGGTTACAAACCCAACCGAATCGCCCAGGACATGGTGCTTGGCCGACAGTCCACCATCGGCTTAGTTCTCTCTGCCGCCGGGGCTGGCGCCTTTGCCGCCATGATCCCTGAGGTCGAACCCACGCTCGCTGCCGCTGGCTATCGGCTCGTCGTCGTCGCTTTGCCAGCCGATACCGGTGCCGCCTTGGAGCGGGTGACTACCCTTCTTCGCGATGGCGTCGCTGGACTTCTATGCTGTCCCGCCGCCATGCCGGTTGTGGTGCCACGGGTGGGGGGGACGTGTCCGGTAGTATCTTTTGCCCAAGGAGCCGGGAAAACGCTTTTGAAGGCACTCGGTGTGCCGGAACCAGTGGTCCCGCCTTCAACTCCGGCCTCTGATGTAGAGGCCTCCGTCCCCGGCGGCACCGACCCAACACACGTCGAAACCCCGATGACAACACCGGAACCAGTCAGCGTGACGGCACCAACCCCACCG
- a CDS encoding riboflavin synthase translates to MFTGLIQQVGKLAGKKPRGDGMVFTIHHDAWDSPLIQGESVAVQGVCLTVTAIRAGEFSCDVLNETLNKSNLGKKDTGAPLNLERALRADERLGGHIVSGHVDGPGTVLAFDQKASDWVLEVSCDDSLLLGIVPKGSIAIDGISLTIAELRAKSFTVHIIPHTLAHTSLQGVKRGHTVNLETDIIGKYVQRYLERIQPASGLTMAKLQAAFGGS, encoded by the coding sequence ATGTTTACCGGGTTAATTCAACAGGTCGGGAAGTTGGCGGGGAAAAAGCCGCGTGGTGACGGGATGGTGTTTACCATCCATCATGATGCCTGGGATTCGCCTCTGATCCAGGGCGAGAGTGTAGCGGTGCAGGGGGTATGTCTCACGGTGACCGCGATCCGGGCAGGTGAATTTTCCTGTGATGTCCTCAATGAAACGTTGAATAAATCGAATCTTGGAAAAAAGGACACCGGCGCCCCTTTGAATCTCGAACGCGCCTTGCGAGCCGATGAGCGATTGGGCGGGCATATCGTCAGCGGCCATGTGGATGGGCCGGGGACGGTGCTGGCCTTTGACCAGAAAGCCTCCGATTGGGTATTGGAGGTCTCCTGCGACGACTCCCTGCTGCTGGGAATTGTTCCGAAAGGCTCCATCGCGATTGACGGGATCAGTCTGACCATCGCGGAGTTGCGTGCGAAATCCTTCACGGTTCACATTATCCCCCACACGTTGGCACATACCTCGCTTCAGGGGGTGAAACGCGGGCACACGGTGAACCTTGAAACCGATATCATCGGCAAATACGTGCAGCGCTATTTAGAGCGCATTCAGCCGGCATCGGGCCTGACGATGGCAAAGCTCCAAGCGGCCTTCGGGGGCAGTTGA
- the ribD gene encoding bifunctional diaminohydroxyphosphoribosylaminopyrimidine deaminase/5-amino-6-(5-phosphoribosylamino)uracil reductase RibD codes for MNSRDTKWMAESLRLARLGEGLTRPNPPVGAVVVKGGKLIGSGYHRKAGSPHAEVYALRQAGARAQGATLYVTLEPCSSWGRTPPCTDAILKAGITRVVCAMADPNPKHAGKGFTRLRTSGLIVECGVGAAEAVELLRPFASSMLRARPYLTVKLAASLDGRIADASGCSQWISGPKARVHVQGLRRRVDAVMVGAGTVIEDNPSLLPRPARGRKPWRVIVDAMGAVSAKSRVFTDALAACTLLATTRRCPPRQRDAYAKGGAQVMVLPASGRGVSLPALMKALHARGIMHVVCEGGGVLVGSLLKAGLVDELVLFVAPVILGAQGLASVGAVSWALAKAPRLRVVESSRVGDDVMIRLRAPRGKEKEFEQKSQSPQRKIGV; via the coding sequence ATGAATTCCCGCGATACAAAATGGATGGCCGAGTCACTCCGCCTGGCCCGGTTGGGGGAGGGGCTCACACGGCCTAATCCCCCGGTGGGGGCAGTGGTGGTCAAGGGTGGCAAGCTAATCGGTAGTGGTTATCACCGAAAGGCCGGCAGTCCTCATGCTGAGGTTTATGCCCTGCGCCAGGCTGGCGCCCGGGCTCAGGGCGCCACGCTTTACGTGACGCTCGAACCTTGCTCCTCCTGGGGCCGTACGCCGCCCTGCACCGATGCGATACTCAAGGCCGGCATCACGCGGGTCGTCTGCGCGATGGCGGATCCCAATCCTAAACATGCGGGTAAAGGCTTTACGCGGCTGAGGACGTCAGGGCTGATTGTCGAGTGTGGAGTTGGGGCGGCGGAGGCCGTGGAACTTCTCAGGCCATTCGCCTCATCCATGTTGCGCGCCCGGCCTTATCTGACGGTCAAGCTGGCCGCTTCATTGGATGGACGTATTGCCGATGCCTCAGGTTGTTCCCAATGGATCTCCGGGCCCAAAGCCCGTGTACACGTGCAGGGGCTGCGTCGCAGGGTGGATGCCGTGATGGTGGGCGCGGGCACGGTGATCGAGGATAACCCGTCACTCCTGCCGCGTCCGGCCAGGGGGCGGAAGCCCTGGCGGGTCATAGTCGATGCCATGGGGGCTGTGTCAGCGAAATCCCGTGTGTTTACCGATGCGCTTGCCGCCTGCACGCTATTGGCGACGACCCGACGTTGTCCTCCCCGCCAGCGTGACGCCTATGCCAAAGGCGGGGCCCAGGTGATGGTCTTGCCGGCTTCGGGGCGTGGCGTGTCGCTGCCGGCCTTGATGAAGGCCCTGCATGCCAGGGGAATCATGCATGTGGTGTGTGAAGGGGGCGGGGTACTGGTGGGGTCGTTATTGAAGGCTGGCCTCGTGGATGAGCTGGTGCTGTTTGTCGCCCCGGTGATTCTCGGGGCGCAGGGGCTGGCTTCAGTGGGTGCCGTCAGCTGGGCCTTGGCCAAGGCCCCCCGCCTGCGCGTGGTCGAGTCGAGCCGGGTTGGCGACGATGTCATGATCCGCCTGCGGGCACCACGGGGCAAAGAAAAAGAATTTGAACAGAAGTCGCAAAGCCCGCAAAGAAAGATAGGGGTATAG
- the ftsY gene encoding signal recognition particle-docking protein FtsY, translating to MKSWLTALARTRDKIAGGLARLIPGLAKADPVALEEWEKLLIQADIAPRLVEEWIARLKRKAGSGDMTHLMETMLLAAFPEQAPYQWTLPASPKVILITGVNGSGKTTTTAKLGHLAKQQGLTPLLAAADTFRAAGAHQLKLWADRLKLDVVVGAHGADSAAVAFDATKAAVARKADVVLIDTAGRMHTKQPLMDELQKVQRSIGKALPGAPHENWIVLDATLGNNAIIQARMFKECVDLTGVVIAKLDGSSKGGFVFTIRKELGLPVCFVGLGEGEDDLAPFDSKEFVKGFLGS from the coding sequence ATGAAGTCCTGGCTGACGGCACTCGCGCGAACCCGCGACAAGATTGCGGGGGGGCTTGCCCGGCTGATTCCCGGTTTGGCAAAGGCGGATCCGGTCGCCCTCGAGGAGTGGGAGAAATTACTGATCCAGGCGGATATCGCTCCCCGCCTGGTCGAGGAATGGATCGCCCGGTTAAAGCGCAAGGCCGGTAGCGGGGATATGACCCACTTGATGGAGACGATGCTCCTGGCGGCATTCCCCGAACAGGCGCCTTATCAGTGGACCCTCCCTGCTTCCCCGAAAGTCATTCTGATTACCGGAGTCAATGGCTCGGGGAAAACGACCACCACGGCCAAGCTCGGCCATCTGGCTAAACAGCAGGGGCTGACCCCGTTATTGGCCGCGGCGGACACCTTTCGTGCGGCAGGGGCGCATCAACTTAAATTATGGGCGGATCGGCTCAAACTGGATGTGGTGGTGGGTGCCCATGGGGCAGATTCCGCGGCGGTGGCGTTTGATGCCACGAAAGCCGCTGTGGCCCGGAAGGCCGATGTCGTGCTGATTGATACCGCCGGCCGTATGCACACGAAGCAGCCCCTGATGGATGAATTGCAGAAGGTCCAGCGCTCCATAGGCAAGGCGCTGCCCGGCGCACCCCATGAAAACTGGATTGTCCTCGATGCCACCCTTGGCAATAATGCGATCATTCAGGCCCGGATGTTCAAGGAGTGCGTGGATCTGACCGGCGTGGTCATTGCCAAATTGGACGGGTCATCCAAGGGGGGCTTTGTTTTTACGATTCGCAAGGAACTGGGGTTGCCTGTGTGTTTTGTCGGGCTGGGGGAAGGGGAGGATGACCTCGCCCCATTCGATTCCAAGGAGTTCGTAAAGGGATTTCTCGGGTCGTAA
- the nusB gene encoding transcription antitermination factor NusB — protein sequence MGSRRDAREAAVQILFQLDFNPDELAATLASYWQDRKVTTKTQLFVEELVRGVMEHRFQVDAVIAKCAQNWDLPRMATVDRNVIRLAVYEMMFHKEIPHAVSINEAVAIAKNMGDVGSGRFVNGVLDRVHRDIETAAAAEAGAAS from the coding sequence ATGGGATCCCGACGAGATGCCCGCGAAGCAGCGGTGCAGATCCTGTTTCAGCTGGACTTCAATCCGGATGAACTGGCGGCCACTTTGGCATCTTATTGGCAGGACCGCAAAGTCACCACCAAGACCCAGTTGTTCGTCGAAGAACTGGTGCGCGGGGTGATGGAACACCGTTTCCAAGTGGATGCGGTGATTGCCAAATGTGCCCAGAACTGGGATTTGCCCCGCATGGCGACGGTGGATCGGAATGTGATTCGCCTGGCGGTATACGAGATGATGTTCCATAAGGAAATTCCCCATGCCGTCTCCATTAACGAGGCCGTTGCCATTGCCAAAAACATGGGTGATGTGGGCTCCGGCCGCTTTGTGAATGGCGTGTTGGACCGGGTCCATCGTGATATTGAGACGGCGGCCGCCGCGGAGGCTGGAGCGGCGTCATGA
- the ribH gene encoding 6,7-dimethyl-8-ribityllumazine synthase codes for MSTTVKELSGNLIGQGLKFGIVVSRFNDLFTKELVGGAIDCFVRHGVNEKDITVAWVPGANELPFVVQQLAVKGGLNAIVALGVVIQGATPHADLINGQVSRALSGIALDKQLPVINSVVCADNLEQAIERCGTKAGNKGWSGALAAIEMANLCKQMGV; via the coding sequence ATGAGTACAACTGTGAAAGAACTATCTGGAAACCTGATCGGACAGGGGCTGAAATTCGGGATCGTGGTCAGCCGGTTTAATGATTTATTCACCAAGGAATTGGTGGGTGGGGCCATCGATTGTTTCGTCCGGCATGGGGTAAATGAAAAAGATATTACCGTCGCCTGGGTCCCGGGCGCCAATGAGCTGCCGTTTGTGGTGCAGCAGCTGGCCGTCAAAGGGGGCCTGAATGCCATCGTGGCGCTGGGTGTGGTGATTCAGGGCGCGACGCCGCATGCGGATCTGATCAATGGTCAGGTATCGCGGGCGTTGTCGGGAATCGCATTGGATAAGCAGCTGCCGGTCATCAATTCCGTTGTCTGTGCCGACAACCTGGAGCAGGCCATCGAACGCTGCGGCACCAAGGCGGGCAATAAGGGATGGAGCGGGGCGCTGGCCGCCATTGAGATGGCGAACCTGTGCAAGCAGATGGGAGTTTAA
- a CDS encoding bifunctional 3,4-dihydroxy-2-butanone-4-phosphate synthase/GTP cyclohydrolase II: MIKKKPIFDPIEAVIADIRLGKMVVITDDENRENEGDLIMAADKVTDSAINFMARFGRGLICVAMTKDRLETLNIRSMVNRGGGDHFGTAFMESVDACEGVSTGISARDRARTIKTLIAPGSQRRDLISPGHVFPLQAKEGGVLCRAGHTETAVDLARLAGLAPAGVICEIMKDNGEMARLPELRKFAKKHGLKIATVAGLIEYRRREERLVELERTVEMPTRHGLFKLKLYRSLIGNEHHLALVMGDPRKAKSPLVRVHSECLTGDVFGSMRCDCGDQLSKAMDMVAREKVGVVLYMRQEGRGIGLANKLHAYALQEKGLDTVEANEKLGFKADLRDYGVGAQILADLGLTDIRLITNNPRKVIGLEAYGLTITERVPLILPANEHSQRYLATKKKKLGHWL, from the coding sequence ATGATTAAAAAGAAACCTATATTTGATCCCATCGAGGCAGTTATCGCTGATATCCGCCTTGGGAAAATGGTGGTGATCACTGATGATGAGAACCGTGAGAACGAGGGGGATCTCATCATGGCTGCTGATAAAGTCACGGATAGTGCCATTAATTTCATGGCCCGTTTCGGCCGCGGCCTGATTTGTGTGGCCATGACCAAGGATCGCCTCGAAACGCTGAACATCCGCAGCATGGTGAACCGGGGTGGTGGGGATCATTTTGGTACCGCTTTTATGGAGTCGGTGGATGCGTGTGAAGGGGTTTCAACCGGGATCAGTGCCCGTGACCGGGCCAGAACCATCAAGACGCTGATTGCGCCCGGGTCGCAACGCCGAGATCTGATCAGTCCCGGCCACGTATTCCCGCTGCAAGCCAAGGAGGGCGGCGTGTTGTGCCGGGCGGGTCATACGGAGACGGCGGTCGATCTTGCCCGGTTGGCCGGCCTGGCACCTGCCGGCGTGATCTGTGAGATCATGAAGGATAACGGGGAGATGGCGAGGTTGCCGGAACTGCGTAAATTTGCCAAAAAGCACGGGCTTAAGATCGCCACCGTAGCGGGGTTAATTGAATATCGGCGCCGCGAGGAGCGCCTGGTCGAGCTCGAACGTACCGTAGAGATGCCGACCCGGCACGGCCTCTTTAAGCTGAAACTCTATCGCTCGCTGATTGGCAACGAGCATCATCTGGCCTTGGTCATGGGGGACCCCCGGAAGGCGAAATCACCCCTCGTGCGGGTGCACAGCGAATGTCTGACCGGCGATGTATTCGGGTCCATGCGGTGTGACTGCGGGGATCAGCTTTCCAAGGCCATGGATATGGTGGCCCGCGAAAAAGTGGGTGTCGTGCTCTATATGCGTCAGGAAGGGCGGGGGATCGGTCTGGCCAATAAACTGCACGCCTATGCGTTGCAGGAAAAGGGGCTGGACACGGTTGAAGCCAATGAAAAACTTGGGTTTAAGGCGGATTTAAGGGATTATGGCGTGGGCGCACAAATTCTGGCAGATCTCGGATTGACCGATATCCGGCTGATCACTAATAATCCCCGCAAGGTCATTGGGCTCGAAGCGTATGGCTTGACGATCACTGAGCGGGTTCCGCTTATTTTGCCTGCCAACGAGCATAGTCAGCGGTATCTGGCGACCAAAAAGAAGAAACTGGGACATTGGCTTTAA
- a CDS encoding peroxiredoxin, translating to MSVLVTKVAPDFTAQAVMPDNQIKELTLSSYRGKYVVLFFYPLDFTFVCPSEILAFNKAVKVFEKKGAVVLGVSVDSQFSHFAWRQTPVQKGGIGEIAFPLVADLDKKIARDYDVLLNDAVALRGLFLIDQKGVVRHQLVNDLPIGRNVEEAVRTLDALKFHEEHGDVCPANWKEGEEAMKPTAEGVASYLAKHSK from the coding sequence ATGTCCGTATTAGTCACCAAAGTAGCGCCTGATTTCACCGCCCAAGCCGTGATGCCTGACAATCAGATCAAGGAACTGACCCTCTCTTCCTACCGTGGAAAATATGTGGTGTTGTTCTTCTATCCGCTGGATTTCACGTTTGTGTGTCCTTCCGAGATTCTGGCCTTCAACAAGGCGGTAAAAGTCTTCGAAAAGAAGGGGGCGGTGGTTTTGGGCGTATCGGTGGACTCCCAGTTCAGTCACTTTGCCTGGCGCCAGACTCCCGTCCAAAAGGGCGGTATCGGCGAGATTGCCTTCCCGTTGGTGGCAGACTTGGATAAGAAAATCGCCCGTGATTATGATGTCTTGCTGAACGACGCGGTGGCGCTGCGGGGATTGTTTCTGATCGATCAGAAGGGCGTGGTGCGGCATCAGTTGGTCAATGATCTTCCGATCGGCCGGAATGTTGAAGAGGCCGTCCGCACCCTGGACGCTCTCAAATTCCATGAAGAGCATGGCGATGTGTGTCCTGCCAACTGGAAAGAAGGCGAAGAGGCCATGAAGCCCACCGCTGAGGGCGTGGCGTCTTACTTGGCGAAACACTCCAAGTAA